Proteins co-encoded in one Acidobacteriota bacterium genomic window:
- a CDS encoding tetratricopeptide repeat protein yields the protein MIHSRFLPTVWGIVAGFSLLMLPALSAGAQPQLQESAEAPAGDGLRLETPDSGSSSGEPADASIEEATDRPTEEPSDETVEDGVDAAAPGAPATEDIDPGTVFVQANTAYEEGAYPQAIRLYRQLLAAGVENGHLHYNLGNAYLRNGELGRAIASYRRAEAFRPRDQDVQANLSFARKSTKDALSPPDPSEVFSTLFFWHYGLSRAELATVVLLLNLLFWGGLALRLRYRGSEILRWANGGLLILLLLTGGSLLAHIAFPQQVAVIVPQEVSAHTGPDAETVVRFKLHAGTEVRIADARKEWLRVQLPDGQQGWVAREQAEVVRF from the coding sequence ATGATCCATTCACGATTCCTCCCGACCGTTTGGGGCATCGTCGCCGGGTTCTCGCTGTTGATGCTGCCGGCGCTCAGCGCCGGAGCTCAGCCGCAGCTCCAGGAGTCCGCCGAGGCCCCCGCTGGCGACGGGCTGCGTCTCGAGACACCGGATTCGGGTTCTTCCTCCGGCGAGCCGGCAGACGCCTCGATCGAGGAGGCGACCGACCGGCCGACCGAGGAGCCCTCCGACGAGACGGTCGAAGATGGAGTGGACGCTGCAGCCCCGGGGGCTCCCGCCACCGAAGACATCGATCCCGGTACAGTCTTCGTCCAGGCCAACACGGCCTACGAGGAAGGGGCCTATCCCCAGGCCATCCGCCTCTACCGGCAGTTGCTGGCGGCGGGGGTGGAGAATGGCCACCTGCACTACAACCTGGGCAACGCCTATCTGCGAAACGGCGAGCTCGGCCGGGCCATCGCCTCCTATCGGCGGGCGGAGGCCTTTCGGCCTCGGGATCAGGACGTGCAGGCGAATCTCTCCTTCGCCCGCAAGAGCACCAAGGACGCCCTCAGTCCACCGGATCCGTCGGAAGTCTTTTCCACCCTCTTCTTCTGGCACTACGGCCTCAGCCGGGCCGAGCTGGCGACGGTGGTGTTGTTGCTCAATCTGCTCTTCTGGGGCGGTCTAGCGCTGCGCCTGCGCTACCGCGGCTCGGAGATTCTGCGCTGGGCCAACGGCGGCCTGCTGATCCTGCTGCTGCTCACCGGCGGCTCGCTGCTGGCCCACATCGCGTTTCCCCAGCAGGTGGCCGTCATCGTCCCCCAAGAGGTCAGCGCCCACACCGGCCCCGACGCCGAGACGGTGGTCCGCTTCAAGCTCCACGCCGGTACCGAAGTGCGCATCGCCGACGCCCGGAAAGAGTGGCTGCGGGTGCAGCTCCCGGATGGCCAACAGGGCTGGGTGGCACGGGAACAGGCCGAGGTCGTGCGGTTCTGA
- a CDS encoding DUF421 domain-containing protein, producing MSSFDFAITVAVGSLIAATLLTEKPPLMQGVAGLAALYGIQYLVSRGRRLSRRVERLVDNRPLLVMDGARILHESLDTARLTEDDLKAKLRGAGVTHPNQVLAVVMETTGQLSVLKVQDEVDPWLLEGVRSSQRLQDRWRSEAALP from the coding sequence ATGTCGAGCTTCGATTTTGCCATTACGGTGGCCGTCGGCTCGCTGATCGCCGCCACCCTGCTGACTGAGAAGCCGCCGCTGATGCAAGGAGTCGCCGGGCTGGCGGCGCTGTACGGGATCCAATACCTCGTCTCTCGAGGCCGACGGCTGAGTCGGCGGGTGGAGCGGCTGGTGGACAATCGGCCGTTGTTGGTGATGGACGGGGCGCGCATTCTTCACGAATCGTTGGATACGGCGCGGCTGACCGAGGATGATCTGAAGGCCAAGCTGCGCGGGGCGGGAGTGACTCATCCCAACCAGGTGCTGGCGGTGGTGATGGAGACCACCGGTCAGCTGTCGGTGCTCAAGGTGCAGGACGAGGTGGATCCGTGGCTTCTCGAAGGAGTGCGGAGCTCGCAACGGCTCCAAGACCGCTGGCGCTCTGAAGCCGCTCTTCCGTAG
- a CDS encoding DUF433 domain-containing protein, with the protein MTIPDRIEIHPDIMLGKPVIRGTRIPVGLLVRKLGEGATEAELLDAYPRLEREDIQAALLYAAAIVASEETVFLDLDLSGSGQRRGQTTGG; encoded by the coding sequence ATGACCATTCCAGATCGAATCGAGATTCACCCCGACATCATGCTCGGCAAGCCAGTGATTCGAGGCACTCGAATCCCGGTGGGTTTGCTGGTGAGGAAGTTGGGGGAGGGAGCTACCGAAGCGGAGCTTCTCGACGCCTACCCGCGGTTGGAGCGAGAAGATATCCAGGCGGCGCTGCTCTATGCTGCCGCTATCGTGGCGAGTGAAGAGACGGTGTTTCTCGATCTAGACCTTAGCGGATCGGGCCAGCGTCGTGGTCAGACTACTGGCGGATGA
- a CDS encoding DUF5615 family PIN-like protein has protein sequence MVRLLADESVDFGVVRALRDDGFDVLAVVELDPGIADREVATRAFEDDRILLTEDKDFGHLVYATGASAHGVLLVRFAGGSRDDMIASVLEVVRRYSDRLADQFVVVQPGKIRFSKFRGS, from the coding sequence GTGGTCAGACTACTGGCGGATGAGTCTGTCGATTTCGGGGTCGTCCGTGCGCTTCGTGATGATGGCTTCGATGTGCTGGCGGTCGTTGAGCTAGATCCCGGGATCGCTGACCGCGAGGTTGCCACACGAGCCTTTGAAGACGACCGCATTCTCCTGACAGAAGACAAAGACTTCGGCCACTTGGTCTATGCGACCGGGGCCTCGGCCCATGGTGTCCTCCTGGTGCGTTTCGCAGGAGGTTCGAGGGACGACATGATCGCCTCGGTTTTAGAGGTCGTCCGTCGCTACAGTGACCGCCTCGCTGACCAGTTTGTGGTCGTTCAGCCCGGAAAGATCCGGTTCTCGAAGTTCCGCGGCTCCTAG
- a CDS encoding 3'-5' exonuclease, which yields MFGFLRGWLRRRPWSELDHWALDLETTGLDPKQDEILSCGMVPIRHGAIHWGERVYHRIRPRGDGTSDAIAIHGLLPDEAPDAISLAELVQDLHQRLEGCALVLHWARLDLTLLRQAFRHHHTPWPNPTVYDTAHLLSQLDRRRNLIEPHAQPLPTQLAQARQALGLPPHPEHHALTDALATAELYLALRGRLE from the coding sequence ATGTTCGGATTTCTCCGCGGCTGGCTGCGTAGGCGTCCTTGGAGCGAGCTCGACCACTGGGCCCTGGACCTCGAAACCACCGGCCTCGACCCCAAGCAGGACGAGATCCTCTCCTGCGGCATGGTGCCCATTCGCCACGGGGCCATCCACTGGGGTGAACGCGTCTACCACCGCATCCGGCCCCGCGGCGACGGCACCAGCGACGCCATCGCAATCCACGGCCTGCTCCCCGACGAGGCCCCCGACGCCATCTCCCTCGCCGAGCTGGTCCAAGACCTCCACCAACGGCTCGAAGGCTGCGCCCTGGTGCTCCACTGGGCGCGCCTCGATCTCACTCTCCTGCGCCAAGCCTTCCGCCACCACCACACTCCCTGGCCCAACCCCACCGTCTACGACACCGCCCATCTCCTCTCCCAACTCGACCGCCGCCGCAACCTCATCGAGCCCCACGCCCAGCCTCTCCCCACCCAGCTCGCCCAAGCCCGCCAAGCCCTCGGCCTCCCCCCTCACCCCGAGCACCACGCCCTCACCGACGCCCTCGCCACCGCCGAGCTGTACCTGGCGTTGCGGGGGCGGTTGGAGTGA